A single window of Macrobrachium nipponense isolate FS-2020 chromosome 31, ASM1510439v2, whole genome shotgun sequence DNA harbors:
- the LOC135206738 gene encoding putative leucine-rich repeat-containing protein DDB_G0290503 codes for MINYAFNIVCVSKVELLRQFVCAYGYWSRGSDVIDDTCDYGIPRSSIFDNNSWNSATSSGIILLKLALFIGTVITLFNIGRKIKSFWNGPTELISPDQEDVSETDINQGSNAYSTLKDVYEKKFENLELEIQHLQSENSRLRATLLEKENVFDEMADNFDGLRRRVLDDYKDRMEDRPLLPSGSIQEEGDEFLDLLEQTLNGPIECVFPKPALLEDCRRNHLYESLLFLRQRLDRLEREQLERSRVEKELEKMISCFKEEVRTLAEDNRNLTEEITNLRSENIEKDEQIEHLKENDVKREEILDGLQEELRNLLEQKTEMETSIARMEKEKTDREEQVEDLEKELKKEVNDLKQRLTKQKDRNLEKDEDIERLKREVVEKEEKIGDLEKQVQKLAEDKQELIIEMEDEVHRLMQELSRLHMEKDLQDEKCKQELTEKEEKIRDLENANLNSLEENRKIINEMEKKVSDLQEMNKEREQEIAQLEKELTECKEIIDVLQKEVVDSLDEKESMKRKMENEMNDLKEDLRNLQDLNQEKDKEIGEMEKQLTDCRQVIDFLEKEIVDLLYEKESLKTTMEKKLNDLEDLNKEMEEEFGEMEKQLTDCREVIDFLEKEIVDLLYEKESLNTTMEKKLNDLEDLNKEMEEEFGEMEKQLTDCREVIDFLEKEIVDLLYEKESLKTTMEKKLNGLEDLNKEMEEEFGEMEKQLTDCRQVIDYLEKEIVNLLYEKESLNTTMEKKLNGLEDLNKEMEEEFGEMEKQLTDCREVIDFLEREIVDLLYEKESLNTTMEKKLNSLEDLNKEMEEEFGEMEKQLTDCREVIDFLEREIVDLLYEKESLNTTMEKKLNGLEDLNKEMEEEFGEMEEQLSDCREVIDFLEREIADLLYGKESLKTTMEKKLNGLEDLNKEMEEEFGEMEKQLSDCREVIDFLEKEIVDLLCGKESLKRQMEKEMNDLQEDLRKLQDMNKEKDEEIGELEEQLSDCRERIKGLEDEVLKSMEEKEKWKRETEKLIRNIKELIKVQEMKMEKEEEENEKRGGFHVPNCGSAKS; via the coding sequence ATGATTAATTACGCTtttaatattgtgtgtgtttcAAAAGTGGAATTGCTCCGGCAATTTGTTTGTGCTTATGGCTACTGGAGTCGCGGTAGTGATGTTATTGACGATACTTGTGACTACGGGATCCCCCGTAGTAGTATCTTTGACAATAACTCTTGGAACTCCGCGACTTCCAGTggaattattcttttaaaattgGCTCTGTTCATCGGAACAGTGATTACCCTTTTTAATATTGGACGGAAGATCAAATCTTTCTGGAATGGACCGACTGAACTAATATCACCAGACCAGGAGGACGTCAGCGAAACGGACATTAACCAGGGAAGCAACGCGTATTCGACTTTGAAGGACGTCTACGAAAAGAAGTTCGAGAATCTCGAATTAGAGATTCAGCACCTTCAGAGTGAAAATTCTCGTTTGCGAGCGACCTTGCTGGAAAAGGAGAACGTCTTCGATGAAATGGCTGACAATTTCGACGGCTTGAGGCGAAGAGTTCTCGATGATTATAAAGATAGGATGGAAGACAGGCCACTCTTGCCCAGCGGATCTATCCAAGAAGAGGGAGACGAGTTTCTGGATCTTCTGGAACAAACTTTGAATGGTCCAATTGAATGCGTCTTCCCCAAGCCAGCCCTACTGGAGGATTGCAGGAGGAACCACCTCTATGAATCGTTACTCTTCCTTCGGCAGCGGTTGGACAGACTGGAAAGGGAACAGCTGGAACGATCTCGAGTGGAAAAAGAACTCGAGAAGATGATTAGCTGTTTTAAAGAGGAGGTCCGCACTTTGGCGGAAGACAACAGAAACCTCACCGAGGAGATCACAAATCTCCGGAGTGAAAATATAGAGAAGGACGAACAGATTGAACATCTGAAAGAGAACGACGTAAAACGAGAAGAGATATTGGACGGTCTACAGGAAGAGCTGAGGAATCTCCTCGAGCAGAAGACTGAAATGGAGACCAGCATTGCTCGtatggagaaagaaaaaactgaccGCGAAGAGCAGGTTGAAGATTTggaaaaggaattgaaaaaagaaGTCAATGACCTCAAGCAGAGGCTGACTAAGCAAAAGGATAGGAATCTGGAGAAGGACGAAGACATCGAAAGATTGAAAAGAGAGGTGgttgaaaaagaagagaagatagGAGATCTGGAAAAGCAAGTCCAGAAGTTAGCTGAGGACAAACAGGAATTAATCATCGAAATGGAAGACGAGGTTCATCGCCTTATGCAGGAGCTCAGTCGTCTCCATATGGAAAAGGACCTACAGGATGAAAAATGTAAGCAGGAACtgactgaaaaagaagagaaaataagagattTAGAGAATGCAAACCTAAATTCACTGGAAGAAAACaggaaaattataaatgaaatggaaaagaaagtcaGCGACCTTCAGGAAATGAATAAGGAGAGGGAGCAGGAGATTGCTCAGTTGGAAAAGGAATTAActgaatgtaaagaaataattGACGTTTTGCAAAAGGAGGTCGTCGACTCGCTAGATGAAAAGGAaagtatgaaaagaaaaatggaaaatgagatGAACGACCTCAAAGAAGACCTGAGAAACCTGCAGGATTTGAACCAGGAAAAGGACAAAGAGATTGGAGAGATGGAAAAACAATTAACTGACTGCAGACAAGTAATTGACTTTTTGGAAAAGGAGATCGTTGACTTGCTGTAtgaaaaggaaagtttgaagaCGACAATGGAAAAGAAGCTGAACGACCTAGAGGATTTGAACAAAGAAATGGAAGAGGAGTTTGGAGAGATGGAAAAGCAATTAACTGACTGCAGAGAAGTAATTGACTTTTTGGAAAAGGAGATCGTAGACTTGCTGTATGAAAAGGAAAGTTTGAATACGACAATGGAAAAGAAGCTGAACGACCTAGAGGATTTGAATAAGGAAATGGAAGAGGAGTTTGGAGAGATGGAAAAGCAATTAACTGACTGCAGAGAAGTAATTGACTTTTTGGAAAAGGAGATCGTTGACTTGCTGTATGAAAAGGAAAGTTTGAAAACGACAATGGAAAAGAAGCTGAACGGCCTAGAGGATTTGAACAAGGAAATGGAAGAGGAGTTTGGAGAGATGGAAAAGCAATTAACTGACTGCAGACAAGTAATTGACTATTTGGAAAAGGAGATCGTAAACTTGCTGTATGAAAAGGAAAGTTTGAATACGACAATGGAAAAGAAGCTGAACGGCCTAGAGGATTTGAATAAGGAAATGGAGGAGGAGTTTGGAGAGATGGAAAAGCAATTAACTGACTGCAGAGAAGTAATTGACTTTTTAGAAAGAGAGATCGTAGACTTGCTGTATGAAAAGGAAAGTTTGAATACGACAATGGAAAAGAAGCTGAACAGCCTAGAGGATTTGAATAAGGAAATGGAAGAGGAGTTTGGAGAGATGGAAAAGCAATTAACTGACTGCAGAGAAGTAATTGACTTTTTGGAAAGAGAGATCGTAGACTTGCTGTATGAAAAGGAAAGTTTGAATACGACAATGGAAAAGAAGCTGAACGGCCTAGAGGATTTGAACAAGGAAATGGAAGAGGAGTTTGGAGAGATGGAAGAGCAATTATCTGACTGCAGAGAAGTAATTGACTTTTTGGAAAGAGAGATTGCAGACTTGCTGTatggaaaggaaagtttgaaaacGACAATGGAAAAGAAGCTGAACGGCCTAGAGGATTTGAACAAGGAAATGGAAGAGGAGTTTGGAGAGATGGAAAAGCAATTATCTGACTGCAGAGAAGTAATTGACTTTTTGGAAAAGGAGATTGTAGACTTGCTGTgtggaaaggaaagtttgaaaagGCAAATGGAAAAGGAGATGAACGACCTCCAAGAAGACCTGAGAAAACTGCAGGATATGAACAAGGAAAAGGACGAGGAGATTGGAGAGTTGGAAGAGCAATTATCTGACTGcagagagagaattaaaggtcTGGAAGATGAAGTCTTGAAGTCGATGGAGGAAAAAGAGAAGTGGAAAAGAGAAACGGAAAAGTTGATAAGGAACATAAAAGAGTTGATCAAGGTgcaggaaatgaaaatggaaaaggaagaggaggaaaatgagaaaagagGAGGCTTTCATGTGCCGAATTGTGGATCGGCCAAGTCGTAA
- the LOC135206806 gene encoding basic proline-rich protein-like, giving the protein MTRPNRHRRHQKPTPVTRPTAHHHHHPTRGPPPPPPSPNQPRLTAPPTNHHHRPNATARQPTPSDRGTAQPPPPSPAHCHRLSFKPKWTGTAPPPTNQHPPGTHRQRTIHQTPVNGTATPNHHQPIPPAHRPHRPSPTHPSDGHRPPPPPFPGPTATASHQPTPGHRHRPTHPQPPAPIPRPTATAVTNSSATANRPTTHHHHHHPAPAHLPSPTNPSDLANRPPTTTTPIPSPRPTWDWAPPTTTHHQPSPAHPPPPPVTNQPQLPAPPTTTPTIHPGPPTSHQQTPVTGTAPPPPIPRAPSHRQPPPPTPRPGLGLPSAPGPPPHHHHHQPPPPSNPRPNQPPILPGPPATRVPRHQTPLMARPTTTIQPRPHRPPPFTQPQCRHRPPPPPSPRHQPPPPSPNPVNGHQPTTTNPIPGPTATAVHPTPGRTASAHPTTQQSTGPPPPPVTNPSAGTAHRHHHHPRPPATNPSDGNRPPPPYPRSPQPGPPPSPTSPSDGTAHHHHHPRPTPAPRRHQTPVTGTAHPTTIPGHRHRRHQPVPAPPTPTTNPSPAPPPTAVNQQCRTRGATTTTIPGHHQPPQWRATAHHHHPAPSLPPTTATNPRAGTPQCRHRPPPPPPPPPPSPGPPTTIPGPPPSPAPTTTTTIPGPPPTASPKPQWTEAPPTTTTIPGPPPPPSPTPVPAPPTTTHHPRHRPPTSDFNRTPPPTIPGPPPPPSPTPVTAPPTTTTIPGPPPPPSPTPVTAPPTTHHHPLPPPPRRQPPQVPAPPTTTTIPAHRHQPVTAHRPPPPSPGPQPTANPHTNPREGRTQCRPPPPPPPPPTQPTPAIPGPANRQPPPTPEPGLPSAATAPTTTTTTTIPGPRAPLATANHHHQTPERDGLPQCRHRHHHPPPTHPPTTTTHQSPGPPPPPTTTTNQSWDSPVPPPPPTTTTTTTTTTIPGPPGPPPTTTTNPRKKKPGTPCRQPNQLPAPPTTNHHPRPPATNPSAGTAHHHQPHCHHRPPPPNQPSSSSHVHSPPSTLLRSPSSSSIASQLLFWLHVFILLAGQSCFHPPLPV; this is encoded by the exons ATGACCAGGCCCAACCGCCACCGCCGTCACCAAAAACCAACCCCAGTGACGCGGCCAActgcccaccaccaccaccatcccaCCCGCGGCCCACCGCCACCCCCGCCGTCACCAAACCAACCCCGGTTGACGGCACCACCCACCAACCACCATCACCGGCCCAACGCCACCGCCCGTCAACCAACCCCAAGTGACCGGGGCACcgcccaaccaccaccaccatccccgGCCCACTGCCACCGCCTGTCATTCAAACCCAAGTGGACTGGCACCGCCCCACCACCAACCAACCAACATCCACCCGGCACCCACCGCCAACGTACCATTCACCAAACCCCAGTGAACGGCACCGCCACACCAAACCACCACCAACCCATTCCCCCGGCCCACCGCCCCCACCGTCCATCACCAACCCACCCCAGTGACGGCCAccgcccaccaccaccaccattccCCGGCCCCACCGCCACCGCCAGTCACCAACCAACCCCAGGTCACCGGCACCGCCCAACCCACCCCCAACCACCAGCACCCATCCCCCGGCCCACCGCCACCGCCGTCACCAACTCCAGTGCCACGGCCAACCGCCCtaccacccaccaccaccaccaccatcccgCCCCGGCCCACCTGCCGTCACCAACCAACCCCAGTGACCTGGCCAACCGCCCACCCACCACAACCACCCCCATCCCCAGCCCACGCCCCACC TGGGACTGGGCACCGcccaccaccacccaccaccaACCATCCCCGGCCCACCCACCGCCACCGCCCGTCACCAACCAACCCCAGTTGCCGGCACCGCCCACCACCACCCCAACCATCCACCCCGGCCCACCCACCAGCCACCAACAAACCCCAGTGACCGGCACCGCCCCACCACCACCCATACCCCGGGCCCCCAGCCACcgccaaccaccaccaccaacccccaGACCGGGCCTTGGACTCCCCAGTGCCCCCGGACCAccgccccaccaccaccaccaccaaccaccaccaccatccaATCCCCGGCCCAACCAACCACCAATCCTCCCCGGCCCACCCGCCACCCGGGTCCCCCGTCACCAAACCCCATTGATGGCACGCCCCACCACCACCATCCAGCCCCGGCCCCACCGACCACCGCCGTTCACCCAACCCCAGTGCCGGCAccgcccaccaccaccaccatctccCCGGCACCAACCGCCACCGCCGTCACCCAACCCAGTGAACGGCCACCagcccaccaccaccaacccaATCCCCGGACCCACCGCCACCGCCGTTCACCCAACCCCAGGACGGACGGCATCCGCCCACCCAACCACCCAACAATCCACCGGCCCACCGCCACCGCCGGTCACCAACCCCAGTGCCGGCACCGcccaccgccaccaccaccatccCCGGCCCCCCGCCACCAACCCCAGTGACGGCAACCGCCCACCACCACCATACCCCCGGTCCCCCCAACCGGGACCACCGCCGTCACCAACCTCCCCCAGTGACGGCAccgcccaccaccaccaccatccccgGCCCACCCCCGCCCCACGCCGTCACCAAACCCCAGTGACCGGCACCGCCCACCCCACCACCATCCCCGGCCACCGCCACCGCCGTCACCAACCAGTGCCGGCACCGcccacccccaccaccaaccCATCCCCGGCCCCACCGCCAACCGCCGTCAACCAACAGTGCCGCACCCGGggggccaccaccaccaccatccccgGCCACCACCAACCACCCCAGTGGAGGGCCACCGCCCACCACCACCATCCGGCCCCCAGCCTTCCGCCCACCACCGCCACCAACCCCAGAGCCGGGACTCCCCAGTGCCGCCAccgcccaccaccaccaccaccaccaccaccaccatcccccGGCCCACCAACCACCATCCCCGGCCCACCACCATCCCCG GCaccgaccaccaccaccaccatccccgGCCCACCGCCCACCGCCTCACCAAAACCCCAGTGGACGGAGGCAccgcccaccaccaccaccatccccgGCCCACCGCCACCGCCGTCACCAACCCCAGTGCCGGCACCGCCCACCACCACCCACCATCCCCGGCACCGGCCACCAACCAGTGACTTCAACCGGACCCCACCCCCAACCATCCCCGGCCCACCGCCACCGCCGTCACCAACCCCAGTGACGGCAccgcccaccaccaccaccatccccgGCCCACCGCCACCGCCGTCACCAACCCCAGTGACGGCACCGCCCACCACCCACCACCATCCCCTCCCACCGCCACCCCGCCGTCAACCACCCCAAGTGCCGGCAccgcccaccaccaccaccatcccgGCCCACCGCCACCAACCAGTGACGGCCCACCGCCCACCACCACCATCCCCGGGCCCCCAGCCCACCGCCAACCCCCACACCAACCCCAGGGAGGGCCGGACTCAGTGCCGcccaccacccccaccaccaccaccacccacccaACCCACCCCCGCCATCCCCGGGCCTGCCAACCGCCAACCACCACCAACCCCAGAGCCGGGACTCCCCAGTGCCGCCAccgcccccaccaccaccaccaccaccaccatccccgGGCCCCGGGCCCCCCTTGCCACcgccaaccaccaccaccaaaccCCAGAGCGGGATGGACTCCCCCAGTGCCGCCACCGccaccaccacccaccccccacccacccacccaccaccaccacccaccaaTCCCCGGGCCCCCCACCACcgccaaccaccaccaccaaccagagCTGGGACTCCCCAGTGCCGCCACCGccaccaaccaccaccaccaccaccaccaccaccaccatccccgGGCCCCCAGGCCCCCcgccaaccaccaccaccaaccccagGAAAAAAAAGCCCGGGACTCCATGCCGCCAACCCAACCAGTTGCCGGCACCGCCCACCACCAACCACCATCCCCGGCCCCCCGCCACCAACCCCAGTGCCGGCACcgcccaccaccaccaaccccacTGCCACCACCGACCACCACCACCAAACCAACCTTCTTCCTCATCACACGTTCATTCTCCTCCCTCCACTCTCCTAcgttctccttcctcttcttcaatTGCCTCCCAACTTCTGTTCTGGCTCCACGTCTTCATTCTTCTTGCTGGCCAGTCTTGCTTCCATCCTCCTCTTCCTGTGTAA
- the LOC135206807 gene encoding basic proline-rich protein-like, translated as MRQIQQCWSSTVRRWQEATVENRKGSLPTTTPSHPGPLPPPTAATNPSAGTAHHQPPPPSPAHRHRRQPNQPQCTGTAHHHHPTTNHSTPAPPPPPSPTPVPAPPTTTNPSPAPPPPSPAPRHRPPPPPTPVLAPPTTTTTIPKARHPPSPATRAHRRHQTPVTATPTTTHHPRPTTTNPGPPPATAGHPTPVGTAPAHHHPPSPAPPPTAATNPSDVGTAPPNPPNQFPGPPPPPVFFSPTNPSRRQPPTTTTIHPEPQQPTAVTNPQWTGNRPPPPPSPGPLPPTPVNGTTPTTNHHPRPQPPPPVNPKTPVTGTAQPPPSQPPPSTKPNYDPAPPHHHHHPQGPTANRPSPNPIDGNRPTTTTIPEIPTATAVTNPPRSRPNHPPPPPSKPRPTAHPRNPSDGQPPHPPPPSPAHWPPAVTKPQWTAPSTTPTNPRTHHQPSPGPIATASHQPPLTRHRPTTTTIPAHRHRRSPNPIDRHRPPPTPSPNPTATPAVTNPSDGTAPTTTNHPCPPDHQNHQPRTGQPPTTTTIPGPTATRRHQPPSDWHRPTTTIPGHTPHHHPRPTPTNHPRPTANAVTQTPLMAPPTTTTIPGPTATACHQPHQTGTAAHHHHHSRPGPTCHRPSPTPVTAPPNHQNQNPRPTATTAVPPNPVTATAHHHHQPRPTRHRRQPTPRDGTTPPPPPVSLAHPATAVHQPQTPVTHHPPTTPPPTTTIPRPTATAVTKPQVTAPPLPPPPSTPAQPPPPVTNPSERPPTHHHPPSPGPNQPPPSLNPTPSDGTAHPPPTIPGPTATDRHQPTPQ; from the exons AAAGGATCTTTACCCACTACCACACCCTCCCACCCCGGCCCCCTGCCACCGCCCACAGCCGCCACCAACCCCAGTGCCGGCACCGCCCaccaccaaccaccaccaccatccccgGCCCACCGCCACCGCCGTCAACCAAACCAACCCCAGTGCACCGGCAccgcccaccaccaccacccaaccACCAACCATTCCACCCCGGCCCCACCGCCACCACCGTCACCAACCCCAGTGCCGGCACcgcccaccaccaccaacccaTCACCGGCCCCACCACCACCATCCCCGGCTCCCCGCCACCGCCCACCGCCGCCACCAACCCCAGTGCTGGcaccacccaccaccaccaccaccatccccaAGGCCCGCCACCCACCATCCCCGGCCACCAGGGCCCACCGCCGTCACCAAACCCCAGTGACGGCAACGCCCACCACCACCCACCATCCCCGGCCCACCACCACCAATCCCGGCCCACCCCCCGCCACCGCCGGTCACCCAACCCCAGTGGGGACAGCACCGGCCCACCACCACCCACCATCCCCGGCCCCACCGCCCACCGCCGCCACCAACCCCAGTGACGTTGGCACCGCCCCACCCAACCCACCAAACCAATTCCCCGGCCCACCGCCACCGCCggtttttttttccccaaccAACCCCAGTAGACGGCAAccgcccaccaccaccaccatccacCCCGAACCCCAACAGCCAACCGCCGTCACCAACCCCCAGTGGACTGGCAAccgcccaccaccaccaccatcccctGGCCCACTGCCACCAACCCCAGTGAACGGCACCACGCCCACCACCAACCACCATCCCCGGCCCCAACCGCCACCGCCAGTCAACCCCAAAACCCCAGTGACCGGCACCGCCCAACCACCACCATCCCAG CCACCGCCGTCCACCAAACCCAACTACGACCCGGCAccgccccaccaccaccaccatccccaGGGACCCACCGCCAACCGGCCGTCACCAAACCCCATTGACGGCAACcgcccaaccaccaccaccatccccgAAATCCCAACCGCCACCGCCGTCACCAACCCACCACGGTCACGGCCCaaccacccaccaccaccaccatccaaGCCCCGGCCCACCGCCCACCCTAGAAACCCCAGTGACGGCCAACCgccccacccaccaccaccatccCCGGCCCACTGGCCACCAGCCGTCACCAAACCCCAGTGGACGGCACCGTCCACCACCCCCACCAATCCCCGGACCCACCACCAACCATCCCCGGGACCCATAGCCACCGCCAGTCACCAACCCCCATTGACCAGGCACcgacccaccaccaccaccatcccgGCCCACCGCCACCGCCGGTCACCCAACCCCATTGACCGGCACCGCCCACCACCAACACCATCCCCGAACCCCACCGCCACCCCCGCCGTCACCAACCCCAGTGACGGCACCgcacccaccaccaccaaccacccATGCCCACCGGACCACCAAAACCACCAACCCAGGACCGGGCAAccgcccaccaccaccaccatccccgGCCCAACAGCCACCCGCCGTCACCAACCCCCTAGTGACTGGCACCGCCCCACCACCACCATCCCCGGCCACACCCCCCACCACCATCCCCGGCCCACCCCCACCAACCATCCCCGGCCCACCGCCAACGCCGTCACCCAAACCCCATTGATGGCAccgcccaccaccaccaccatccccgGCCCAACCGCCACCGCCTGTCACCAACCCCACCA GACTGGCACCGcagcccaccaccaccaccattccCGCCCCGGACCCACCTGCCACCGACCGTCACCAACCCCAGTGACGGCACCGCCCAACCACCAAAACCAAAATCCCCGGCCCACCGCCACCACCGCCGTCCCACCAAACCCAGTGACGGCCAccgcccaccaccaccaccagccccGGCCCACCCGCCACCGCCGTCAACCAACCCCACGTGACGGcaccaccccaccaccaccaccagtttCCCTGGCCCATCCGGCCACCGCCGTCCACCAACCCCAAACCCCAGTGACgcaccacccacccaccaccccacCACCAACCACCACCATTCCCCGGCCCACCGCCACCGCCGTCACCAAACCCCAGGTGACGGCACCGcccctaccaccaccaccatccaCCCCGGCCCAACCGCCACCGCCCGTCACCAACCCCAGTGAACGGCCACCAACCCACCACCACCCACCATCCCCGGGTCCCAACCAGCCACCGCCGTCACTAAACCCGACCCCTAGTGACGGCACCGCACACCCACCACCCACAATCCCCGGCCCAACCGCCACCGACCGTCACCAACCAACCCCCCAGTGA